In Chaetodon trifascialis isolate fChaTrf1 chromosome 4, fChaTrf1.hap1, whole genome shotgun sequence, one DNA window encodes the following:
- the chst7 gene encoding carbohydrate sulfotransferase 7 has protein sequence MKRRLHKKYLILILAYSGLLLLIPYVLDYRDKSAQQAGHGLPQQQSRCPELENTVALLWDNGYKVNGSDAPEHAFNRSQSRIHIYLHATWRTGSSFLGELFNQHPDAFYLYEPMWHIWQALYPGDAASLQGAVRDMMNALYRCDFSVLKLYAGSQNITTSFIFGWKMNKVICSEPLCDAHKRHEIGLVKEDQCAKCQKRDIRELERECKKYPVMVIKGVRVLDLSTLVPLMKDPAINLQIIQLFRDPRAVHNSRLKSKQALVKESIQVLRSKKQADKYKRLLVPSSKVNRAESYVSSAMELICDNWLSDMMLVMNAPPWVRRNYLRIRYEDLVLHPMEELQRLYRFSNLSTFPALEKFALNMTHGRGYSSDRPFLISSRDAKEAIYAWRERLNVEQINQVEAYCSEVMRHLGYQKNSVDKAT, from the coding sequence atgaagaggaggcTCCATAagaaatatttgattttgatcCTGGCATATTCAGGTTTGCTTCTGCTAATCCCGTACGTGTTAGATTACCGGGATAAATCCGCGCAGCAGGCTGGACATGGACTGCCGCAGCAACAATCCAGATGCCCAGAACTGGAGAACACGGTGGCGCTGCTCTGGGATAACGGTTACAAAGTTAACGGCAGCGACGCGCCGGAGCACGCCTTCAACCGGAGCCAGTCTCGGATCCACATCTACTTGCATGCCACCTGGAGGACTGGCTCGTCGTTTCTGGGGGAGTTGTTCAACCAGCACCCCGATGCGTTTTACCTGTACGAGCCAATGTGGCACATATGGCAGGCTCTGTACCCGGGGGACGCGGCCAGTCTCCAGGGCGCAGTGCGGGACATGATGAACGCCCTGTACCGCTGCGACTTCTCCGTCCTCAAACTTTACGCCGGCTCGCAGAATATCACCACGTCGTTCATATTCGGGTGGAAAATGAATAAGGTGATATGCTCGGAGCCGCTGTGTGATGCGCACAAGCGGCACGAAATCGGGCTGGTGAAAGAGGATCAGTGCGCAAAGTGCCAAAAGCGGGACATAagggagctggagagggagtGTAAAAAGTACCCGGTGATGGTGATCAAAGGGGTCCGCGTTTTGGACCTGAGCACGCTGGTTCCTTTGATGAAAGACCCGGCGATAAACCTCCAGATCATTCAGCTCTTCAGAGACCCGAGGGCCGTGCACAACTCCCGCCTGAAGTCCAAACAGGCGCTGGTGAAGGAGAGCATCCAGGTGCTGAGGAGCAAGAAGCAGGCAGACAAGTACAAGCGGCTGCTGGTGCCGAGCAGCAAGGTGAACCGGGCCGAGAGCTACGTCTCCAGCGCCATGGAGCTCATCTGCGACAACTGGCTCAGCGACATGATGCTGGTGATGAACGCGCCCCCCTGGGTGAGGAGGAACTACCTCCGCATCCGCTACGAGGACCTGGTCCTGCATCCCATGGAGGAGCTCCAGAGGCTGTACCGCTTCTCCAACCTCTCCACCTTCCCCGCCCTGGAGAAGTTTGCGCTGAACATGACGCACGGTCGCGGGTATTCATCAGATAGGCCGTTCCTGATATCATCACGGGATGCAAAGGAGGCAATATATGCCTGGAGGGAGAGACTCAACGTTGAGCAGATAAATCAGGTGGAGGCCTACTGCAGCGAAGTGATGAGGCACCTCGGGTATCAGAAAAACAGCGTGGATAAAGCAACATGA
- the tubgcp5 gene encoding gamma-tubulin complex component 5: MAHWSTFERETERETKKLITCISGVEDEEDQNFQLALKFAWSNFRFHRYLDVDSHKVQRSVSGIYEKLMVHSDLSKAESWMRLTEEFLNSPLPNTDGTKTDAHYSLLSLLLLLSGSPSNTEFTERPRVKEAEEEDNFDWARYLMEGEDIDTGPYPDTPEWSEEESEDDDSQQPISREDSGIQLDRTPQEDQDNNNQTVPVTWTVGEPDARSWLEQHVVTPYWVAHAPRFPHSLHLHSNLLNVWDQHLYNTDPLYLPEEKAFVTETQVIRETLWLLSGVKKHFIFQHHDGKVSVRSNVVVTHLTSNCLRSVLEHIAVYGQAVFRLQRFIDEVTGYSSEPCPPSSGSSYSSKKGSEPPFRTYQAFVWALNKYFTDFKQELTTIERELICNDETVTLSGVLERLNPHLAQIKVLHKVFCTGVAEVPAETPNVVRASHLLNTLYKAIIEYDSVGEASEQAVALLFSLWTETVRPYLEIVDEWIVHGHLFDPAKEFIIQRNKDVPVNHRDFWYATYTLYSVSETVENEEKLNDAASGSSGGDQGSSNRQLTMVSFLKPVLKQIIMAGKSMQLLKNLDCKEAKQAERSSRDAERKSLYTLFLESVQSRLCSQEESPTDTVTEHQATKRSLIKMQSIIAQHLEIDDIHDPLLAINFARLYLEQSDFHERFSGGDFIVDRSSQSVTCQTFELTLRSCLYPHIERRYIECCGNLMKTLKKDYKLLEYLQAMRNYFLLEAGDTMYDFYTAIFDKVQEKESWQQLSFLNGQLQEAVGQRHPEDSSRLSVFLENIDPARKKHPVNNLEVLTLSYKVPWPVDIVISSECQKIYNQVFLLLLQIKWAKYSLDTLRFSDFTDVTKKLEGALSEEAKVREPINQQIHRMCLLRVKLMHFVNSLHNYITTRILHSTGLEFQHQVQEAKDLDQLIKIHYKYLATIHDRCLLREKVSFVKEAIMKVLNLVLIFSDRWQAGFGAWKIESIDKMESDFKNCHMFLVTILNKAVCRGSFPHLESLALSLMAGFEQC; this comes from the exons ATGGCACACTGGAGCACCTTCGAAAGGGAGACTGAGAGGGAAACGAAGAAGCTGATAACATGCATCAGCGGGGtcgaggatgaggaggaccaGAATTTTCAGCTGGCTTTGAAATTTGCCTGGTCGAATTTCAG GTTTCATCGTTACTTGGACGTGGACAGCCATAAAGTCCAACGCAGTGTTAGTGG aATCTACGAAAAGCTCATGGTCCACTCAGACTTGAGTaaagcagagagctggatgAGGCTGACTGAGGAGTTCCTGAACTCACCTTTACCCAATACAGATGGAACTAAG ACAGATGCGCACTACagcctgctgtcactgctgctcttATTGTCAGGGTCCCCCTCAAACACAGAATTTACTGAGAGACCCAGGGTGAAGGAGGCCG aagaggaggacaacTTTGACTGGGCCAGATATCTGATGGAGGGTGAGGACATCGACACCGGACCATACCCAGATACCCCT GAGTGgtctgaggaggagagcgaggacgatgacagccagcagccaatcagcagggAAGACTCTGGGATCCAGCTGGACAGAACGCCGCAGGAAGACCAGGACAACAACAACCAGACAGTCCCCGTCACATGGACGG tgggaGAGCCCGACGCCCGGTCCTGGCTTGAACAGCATGTGGTGACGCCGTACTGGGTGGCTCACGCGCCTCGTTTCCCTCACAGCTTGCATTTACACTCCAACCTGCTCAATGTGTG GGATCAGCACTTGTATAACACTGATCCATTGTATCTGCCGGAAGAAAAGGCCTTTGTCACGGAGACTCAAGTGATACGGGAGACGCTGTG GCTTCTCTCTGGGGTCAAAAAACACTTTATATTCCAACACCATGATGGAAAAGTGTCCGTGAGGAGCAACGTGGTGGTCACTCATCTGACCAGT AACTGCCTGCGCTCTGTGCTGGAGCATATCGCCGTGTACGGGCAGGCGGTGTTCAGGCTGCAGAGGTTCATAGACGAGGTGACGGGGTACAGCTCGGAGCCCTGCCCGCCGAGCTCCGGTTCCTCCTACAGCTCCAAGAAGGGCTCCGAGCCTCCTTTCAGGACCTACCAGGCCTTTGTTTGGGCACTTAACAAGTACTTTACCGACTTCAAACAGGAACTGACCACAATTGAGAGAGAGCTCATATGCAATG ATGAGACGGTCACCCTGTCTGGAGTTCTGGAGCGACTCAACCCTCACTTGGCACAAATCAAAGTGCTGCACAAAGTCTTCTGCACCGGGGTCGCCGAAGTCCCTGCTGAGACCCCCAACGTCGTGCGCGCCTCTCACTTGCTCAACACGCTGTACAAAGCCATCATCGAGTATGACAGCGTCGGGGAAGCATCAGAGCAGGCG GTGGccttgttattttctttatggACCGAGACAGTCAGACCATATCTGGAGATTGTGGATGAATGGATTGTTCACGGCCACCTGTTCGACCCCGCCAAGGAGTTCATCATCCAGAG GAACAAGGATGTCCCAGTGAACCACAGGGACTTCTGGTACGCCACCTACACGCTGTACAGTGTGTCTGAGACGGTGGAGAATGAGGAGAAGCTGAACGACGCAGCCAGCGGGAGCTCCGGAGGGGATCAGGGCTCCAGCAACAGGCAGCTCACCATGGTGTCCTTCCTCAAACCCGTGCTCAAGCAGATCATCATGGCCGGGAAGTCCATGCAGCTGCTCAAAAATCTGGACTGCAAGGAGGCCAAACAGGCCGAGAGATCCTCCAGAG ATGCGGAGAGGAAGAGTTTGTACACGTTGTTCCTGGAGTCAGTGCAGTCACGCCTGTGCAGCCAAGAGGAGTCGCCCACAGACACGGTGACTGAACACCAGGCCACTAAGAGGAGCCTCATAAAGATGCAGTCCATCATAGCACAGCACCTGGAGATCGACGACATCCACGATCCATTGTTGGCTATCAACTTCGCCAG GCTGTATTTGGAGCAGAGTGACTTCCACGAGCGTTTCTCCGGAGGCGATTTCATCGTGGACCGGTCGTCTCAGTCTGTTACCTGCCAAACCTTTGAGCTCACGCTGCGCTCGTGCCTCTACCCCCACATCGAGAGGCGGTACATCGAGTGCTGTGGGAACCTTATGAAGACTCTGAAAAAAGATTACAA gctgctggaATACCTCCAAGCGATGAGGAACTACTTCCTGCTGGAAGCTGGAGACACCATGTATGACTTTTACACGGCCATCTTTGACAAAGTGCAGGAGAAGGAGAGCTGGCAGCAGCTGTCTTTCCTCAACGGTCAGCTGCAGGAGGCAGTTGGACAGCGCCACcctgaggacagcagcag GCTGTCAGTCTTCTTGGAGAACATTGACCCTGCCAGGAAAAAACATCCTGTCAATAACCTGGAAGTTCTCACCCTGAGTTACAAG GTCCCCTGGCCTGTTGATATTGTGATCAGCTCCGAGTGTCAGAAGATCTACAAtcaagtgtttctcctcctgctgcagatcAAATGGGCCAAATACAGCTTGGACACGCTTCGATTCAGTG ATTTCACAGACGTCACTAAGAAGCTGGAGGGAGCGCTGTCTGAGGAAGCGAAGGTCAGAGAGCCAATAAATCAGCAGATTCACCGAATGTGCCTGCTGCGGGTCAAACTGATGCACTTTGTCAACAGCCTCCACAACTACATCACGACCAGG ATTTTGCACAGCACAGGACTGGAGTTTCAGCACCAAGTACAGGAGGCAAAGGACCTGGACCAGCTGATCAAGATCCATTACAAATATCTGGCAACCATCCATGACCGTTGCCTACTGAGGGAGAAG gTCAGCTTTGTGAAGGAGGCCATAATGAAAGTTCTCAATCTCGTCCTCATCTTCTCTGACCGATGGCAAGCTGGATTTGGAGCCTGGAA GATCGAGTCCATTGATAAAATGGAATCAGATTTCAAAAACTGTCACATGTTCCTTGTGACGATACTCAACAAGGCCGTGTGCCGTGGCTCCTTCCCTCACT TGGAGTCTCTGGCGCTCTCTCTGATGGCGGGCTTTGAGCAGTGCTGA